A single region of the Marmota flaviventris isolate mMarFla1 chromosome 10, mMarFla1.hap1, whole genome shotgun sequence genome encodes:
- the Slc6a9 gene encoding sodium- and chloride-dependent glycine transporter 1 isoform X7, protein MVGKGAKGMLARVTAVLEDVSFKLRVSVTLLLLRGHVASSLIQNGAVPSEATKRDPNLTRGNWGNQIEFVLTSVGYAVGLGNVWRFPYLCYRNGGGAFMFPYFIMLIFCGIPLFFMELSFGQFASQGCLGVWRISPMFKGVGYGMMVVSTYIGIYYNVIICIAFYYFFSSMTHVLPWAYCNNPWNTPDCAGVLDTSNLTNGSRPAALPSNLSHPLNHTLQRTSPSEEYWRLYVLKLSDDIGNFGEVRLPLLGCLGVSWVVVFLCLIRGVKSSGKVVYFTATFPYVVLTILFVRGVTLEGAFTGIMYYLTPQWDKILEAKVWGDAASQIFYSLGCAWGGLITMASYNKFHNNCYRDSIIISITNCATSVYAGFVIFSILGFMANHLGVDVSRVADHGPGLAFVAYPEALTLLPISPLWSLLFFFMLILLGLGTQFCLLETLVTAIVDEVGNEWILQKKTYVTLGVAVAGFLLGIPLTSQAGIYWLLLMDNYAASFSLVIISCIMCVSIMYIYGHRNYFQDIQMMLGFPPPLFFQICWRFVSPAIIFVDQALAAFRRLVTRSHYVHPRRGPQFGCGSYLLEFGHKEGQRSLSHRKQLKVLGKDAELCWQVKAPQPSRPSGGTRGH, encoded by the exons ATGGTAGGAAAAGGTGCCAAAGGGATGTTG GCCAGAGTGACTGCTGTCCTTGAAGATGTCTCTTTCAAGCTGAGGGTCAGCGTTACACTGCTGCTTCTCAGAGGCCATGTTGCTTCTTCCCTGATCCAG AATGGTGCTGTGCCCAGCGAGGCCACCAAGAGGGACCCGAACCTCACACGGGGAAACTGGGGCAACCAGATCGAGTTTGTACTGACGAGCGTGGGCTATGCCGTGGGCCTGGGCAATGTCTGGCGCTTCCCATACCTCTGCTATCGCAACGGGGGAG GCGCCTTCATGTTCCCCTACTTCATCATGCTGATATTCTGCGGGATTCCTCTCTTCTTCATGGAGCTCTCCTTTGGCCAGTTTGCAAGCCAGGGCTGCCTGGGGGTATGGAGGATCAGCCCTATGTTCAAAG GCGTGGGCTATGGCATGATGGTGGTATCCACGTATATTGGCATCTACTACAATGTGATCATCTGCATCGCCTTCTACTACTTCTTCTCCTCCATGACACACGTGCTGCCCTGGGCCTACTGCAATAACCCTTGGAACACGCCCGACTGTGCTGGTGTACTGGACACCTCCAACCTCACCAATGGCTCCCGGCCTGCTGCCCTGCCCAGCAACCTATCCCACCCACTCAACCACACCCTGCAGAGGACCAGCCCCAGTGAGGAGTACTGGAG GCTCTATGTACTGAAGCTGTCAGACGACATCGGGAACTTTGGGGAGGTGCGGCTGCCCCTCCTCGGCTGCCTTGGTGTCTCCTGGGTGGTCGTCTTTCTCTGCCTCATCCGAGGGGTCAAGTCTTCAGGGAAA GTGGTGTACTTCACGGCCACTTTCCCCTATGTGGTGCTGACCATCCTGTTTGTGCGTGGAGTGACCCTGGAAGGAGCCTTCACGGGTATCATGTACTACCTGACCCCACAGTGGGACAAGATCCTGGAGGCCAAG GTATGGGGGGATGCTGCCTCCCAGATCTTCTACTCACTGGGCTGTGCGTGGGGCGGGCTCATCACCATGGCTTCCTACAACAAATTCCACAACAACTGTTACCG GGACAGTATCATCATCAGCATCACCAACTGTGCCACCAGCGTCTATGCTGGCTTCGTCATTTTCTCCATTCTTGGCTTCATGGCCAATCATCTGGGTGTGGATGTGTCCCGTGTGGCAGATCATGGCCCTGGCCTGGCCTTTGTGGCTTACCCTGAGGCCCTCACACTGCTGCCCATTTCCCCACTGTGGTCCCTGCTCTTCTTCTTCATGCTCATCTTGCTGGGGCTGGGCACTCAG TTCTGCCTCCTAGAGACACTGGTCACAGCCATTGTGGACGAGGTGGGGAATGAGTGGATCCTACAGAAAAAGACCTATGTGACCTTGGGTGTGGCTGTGGCTGGCTTCCTACTGGGCATCCCCCTCACCAGCCAG GCGGGAATCTACTGGCTGCTGCTGATGGACAACTATGCGGCCAGCTTTTCCTTGGTCATCATCTCCTGCATCATGTGTGTGTCCATCATGTACATCTATG GGCACCGGAACTACTTCCAGGACATCCAGATGATGCTGGGGTTCCCACCACCCCTCTTCTTCCAGATCTGCTGGCGCTTTGTCTCTCCAGCTATCATCTTT GTAGATCAGGCTCTAGCTGCATTCAGGAGGCTTGTTACACGCTCTCATTATGTACATCCCAGAAGAGGTCCCCAGTTTGGATGTGGATCTTACCTTCTAGAATTTGGTCACAAGGAAGGTCAGAGGAGCTTGAGCCACAGGAAGCAGCTGAAGGTTCTGGGGAAAGACGCTGAGCTCTGCTGGCAAGTCAAGGCACCCCAACCCTCCAGGCCCTCTGGTGGAACCAGGGGCCACTAG
- the Slc6a9 gene encoding sodium- and chloride-dependent glycine transporter 1 isoform X11, whose translation MVGKGAKGMLARVTAVLEDVSFKLRVSVTLLLLRGHVASSLIQNGAVPSEATKRDPNLTRGNWGNQIEFVLTSVGYAVGLGNVWRFPYLCYRNGGGAFMFPYFIMLIFCGIPLFFMELSFGQFASQGCLGVWRISPMFKGVGYGMMVVSTYIGIYYNVIICIAFYYFFSSMTHVLPWAYCNNPWNTPDCAGVLDTSNLTNGSRPAALPSNLSHPLNHTLQRTSPSEEYWRLYVLKLSDDIGNFGEVRLPLLGCLGVSWVVVFLCLIRGVKSSGKVVYFTATFPYVVLTILFVRGVTLEGAFTGIMYYLTPQWDKILEAKVWGDAASQIFYSLGCAWGGLITMASYNKFHNNCYRDSIIISITNCATSVYAGFVIFSILGFMANHLGVDVSRVADHGPGLAFVAYPEALTLLPISPLWSLLFFFMLILLGLGTQFCLLETLVTAIVDEVGNEWILQKKTYVTLGVAVAGFLLGIPLTSQAGIYWLLLMDNYAASFSLVIISCIMCVSIMYIYGHRNYFQDIQMMLGFPPPLFFQICWRFVSPAIIFDHRELSTRLPHVSKK comes from the exons ATGGTAGGAAAAGGTGCCAAAGGGATGTTG GCCAGAGTGACTGCTGTCCTTGAAGATGTCTCTTTCAAGCTGAGGGTCAGCGTTACACTGCTGCTTCTCAGAGGCCATGTTGCTTCTTCCCTGATCCAG AATGGTGCTGTGCCCAGCGAGGCCACCAAGAGGGACCCGAACCTCACACGGGGAAACTGGGGCAACCAGATCGAGTTTGTACTGACGAGCGTGGGCTATGCCGTGGGCCTGGGCAATGTCTGGCGCTTCCCATACCTCTGCTATCGCAACGGGGGAG GCGCCTTCATGTTCCCCTACTTCATCATGCTGATATTCTGCGGGATTCCTCTCTTCTTCATGGAGCTCTCCTTTGGCCAGTTTGCAAGCCAGGGCTGCCTGGGGGTATGGAGGATCAGCCCTATGTTCAAAG GCGTGGGCTATGGCATGATGGTGGTATCCACGTATATTGGCATCTACTACAATGTGATCATCTGCATCGCCTTCTACTACTTCTTCTCCTCCATGACACACGTGCTGCCCTGGGCCTACTGCAATAACCCTTGGAACACGCCCGACTGTGCTGGTGTACTGGACACCTCCAACCTCACCAATGGCTCCCGGCCTGCTGCCCTGCCCAGCAACCTATCCCACCCACTCAACCACACCCTGCAGAGGACCAGCCCCAGTGAGGAGTACTGGAG GCTCTATGTACTGAAGCTGTCAGACGACATCGGGAACTTTGGGGAGGTGCGGCTGCCCCTCCTCGGCTGCCTTGGTGTCTCCTGGGTGGTCGTCTTTCTCTGCCTCATCCGAGGGGTCAAGTCTTCAGGGAAA GTGGTGTACTTCACGGCCACTTTCCCCTATGTGGTGCTGACCATCCTGTTTGTGCGTGGAGTGACCCTGGAAGGAGCCTTCACGGGTATCATGTACTACCTGACCCCACAGTGGGACAAGATCCTGGAGGCCAAG GTATGGGGGGATGCTGCCTCCCAGATCTTCTACTCACTGGGCTGTGCGTGGGGCGGGCTCATCACCATGGCTTCCTACAACAAATTCCACAACAACTGTTACCG GGACAGTATCATCATCAGCATCACCAACTGTGCCACCAGCGTCTATGCTGGCTTCGTCATTTTCTCCATTCTTGGCTTCATGGCCAATCATCTGGGTGTGGATGTGTCCCGTGTGGCAGATCATGGCCCTGGCCTGGCCTTTGTGGCTTACCCTGAGGCCCTCACACTGCTGCCCATTTCCCCACTGTGGTCCCTGCTCTTCTTCTTCATGCTCATCTTGCTGGGGCTGGGCACTCAG TTCTGCCTCCTAGAGACACTGGTCACAGCCATTGTGGACGAGGTGGGGAATGAGTGGATCCTACAGAAAAAGACCTATGTGACCTTGGGTGTGGCTGTGGCTGGCTTCCTACTGGGCATCCCCCTCACCAGCCAG GCGGGAATCTACTGGCTGCTGCTGATGGACAACTATGCGGCCAGCTTTTCCTTGGTCATCATCTCCTGCATCATGTGTGTGTCCATCATGTACATCTATG GGCACCGGAACTACTTCCAGGACATCCAGATGATGCTGGGGTTCCCACCACCCCTCTTCTTCCAGATCTGCTGGCGCTTTGTCTCTCCAGCTATCATCTTT GACCATAGGGAGCTCAGCACCAGACTTCCACATGTTTCTAAAAAATAG
- the Slc6a9 gene encoding sodium- and chloride-dependent glycine transporter 1 isoform X3 — translation MVGKGAKGMLNGAVPSEATKRDPNLTRGNWGNQIEFVLTSVGYAVGLGNVWRFPYLCYRNGGGAFMFPYFIMLIFCGIPLFFMELSFGQFASQGCLGVWRISPMFKGVGYGMMVVSTYIGIYYNVIICIAFYYFFSSMTHVLPWAYCNNPWNTPDCAGVLDTSNLTNGSRPAALPSNLSHPLNHTLQRTSPSEEYWRLYVLKLSDDIGNFGEVRLPLLGCLGVSWVVVFLCLIRGVKSSGKVVYFTATFPYVVLTILFVRGVTLEGAFTGIMYYLTPQWDKILEAKVWGDAASQIFYSLGCAWGGLITMASYNKFHNNCYRDSIIISITNCATSVYAGFVIFSILGFMANHLGVDVSRVADHGPGLAFVAYPEALTLLPISPLWSLLFFFMLILLGLGTQFCLLETLVTAIVDEVGNEWILQKKTYVTLGVAVAGFLLGIPLTSQAGIYWLLLMDNYAASFSLVIISCIMCVSIMYIYGHRNYFQDIQMMLGFPPPLFFQICWRFVSPAIIFFILIFTVIQYQPITYNHYQYPGWAVAIGFLMALSSVICIPLYALFQLCRTDGDTLLQACLHLTQLLQGLCPSFQPWIWGPPSRGCDPAACPKHLFQEGRGGGCSAGVSSEPSGRRPCTTALCPPSTRLKAQSSQTCCPHSCAKWPQPTCSILLWSQSSSQGLQCPFVRPLCPLCSDNPSQAVSNPL, via the exons ATGGTAGGAAAAGGTGCCAAAGGGATGTTG AATGGTGCTGTGCCCAGCGAGGCCACCAAGAGGGACCCGAACCTCACACGGGGAAACTGGGGCAACCAGATCGAGTTTGTACTGACGAGCGTGGGCTATGCCGTGGGCCTGGGCAATGTCTGGCGCTTCCCATACCTCTGCTATCGCAACGGGGGAG GCGCCTTCATGTTCCCCTACTTCATCATGCTGATATTCTGCGGGATTCCTCTCTTCTTCATGGAGCTCTCCTTTGGCCAGTTTGCAAGCCAGGGCTGCCTGGGGGTATGGAGGATCAGCCCTATGTTCAAAG GCGTGGGCTATGGCATGATGGTGGTATCCACGTATATTGGCATCTACTACAATGTGATCATCTGCATCGCCTTCTACTACTTCTTCTCCTCCATGACACACGTGCTGCCCTGGGCCTACTGCAATAACCCTTGGAACACGCCCGACTGTGCTGGTGTACTGGACACCTCCAACCTCACCAATGGCTCCCGGCCTGCTGCCCTGCCCAGCAACCTATCCCACCCACTCAACCACACCCTGCAGAGGACCAGCCCCAGTGAGGAGTACTGGAG GCTCTATGTACTGAAGCTGTCAGACGACATCGGGAACTTTGGGGAGGTGCGGCTGCCCCTCCTCGGCTGCCTTGGTGTCTCCTGGGTGGTCGTCTTTCTCTGCCTCATCCGAGGGGTCAAGTCTTCAGGGAAA GTGGTGTACTTCACGGCCACTTTCCCCTATGTGGTGCTGACCATCCTGTTTGTGCGTGGAGTGACCCTGGAAGGAGCCTTCACGGGTATCATGTACTACCTGACCCCACAGTGGGACAAGATCCTGGAGGCCAAG GTATGGGGGGATGCTGCCTCCCAGATCTTCTACTCACTGGGCTGTGCGTGGGGCGGGCTCATCACCATGGCTTCCTACAACAAATTCCACAACAACTGTTACCG GGACAGTATCATCATCAGCATCACCAACTGTGCCACCAGCGTCTATGCTGGCTTCGTCATTTTCTCCATTCTTGGCTTCATGGCCAATCATCTGGGTGTGGATGTGTCCCGTGTGGCAGATCATGGCCCTGGCCTGGCCTTTGTGGCTTACCCTGAGGCCCTCACACTGCTGCCCATTTCCCCACTGTGGTCCCTGCTCTTCTTCTTCATGCTCATCTTGCTGGGGCTGGGCACTCAG TTCTGCCTCCTAGAGACACTGGTCACAGCCATTGTGGACGAGGTGGGGAATGAGTGGATCCTACAGAAAAAGACCTATGTGACCTTGGGTGTGGCTGTGGCTGGCTTCCTACTGGGCATCCCCCTCACCAGCCAG GCGGGAATCTACTGGCTGCTGCTGATGGACAACTATGCGGCCAGCTTTTCCTTGGTCATCATCTCCTGCATCATGTGTGTGTCCATCATGTACATCTATG GGCACCGGAACTACTTCCAGGACATCCAGATGATGCTGGGGTTCCCACCACCCCTCTTCTTCCAGATCTGCTGGCGCTTTGTCTCTCCAGCTATCATCTTT TTTATTCTCATCTTCACGGTGATCCAGTACCAGCCAATCACCTATAACCACTACCAGTACCCAGGCTGGGCTGTGGCCATTGGCTTCCTCATGGCCCTGTCCTCTGTCATCTGCATCCCACTGTACGCCCTGTTCCAGCTCTGCCGTACAGATGGGGACACCCTTCTCCAG GCCTGCTTGCACCTCACTCAGCTGCTCCAGGGTCTGTGCCCCTCATTCCAGCCCTGGATATGGGGCCCACCCAGCAGAGGCTGTGACCCAGCAGCCTGCCCAAAGCACTTGTTTCAGGAGGGCAGGGGTGGAGGCTGCTCAGCAGGTGTGAGCTCAGAGCCCTCGGGAAGGAGACCCTGCACGACAGCCCTTTGCCCTCCCTCCACCAGGCTAAAAGCCCAGTCTTCCCAGACGTGTTGCCCTCATTCATGTGCCAAATGGCCCCAGCCCACATGTTCCATCCTCCTCTGGAGCCAAAGCTCCTCTCAAGGCCTGCAGTGTCCATTTGTCCGTCCTCTGTGCCCTCTGTGCAGTGACAACCCCAGTCAAGCCGTGTCTAATCCTTTGTAG
- the Slc6a9 gene encoding sodium- and chloride-dependent glycine transporter 1 isoform X1 encodes MVGKGAKGMLARVTAVLEDVSFKLRVSVTLLLLRGHVASSLIQNGAVPSEATKRDPNLTRGNWGNQIEFVLTSVGYAVGLGNVWRFPYLCYRNGGGAFMFPYFIMLIFCGIPLFFMELSFGQFASQGCLGVWRISPMFKGVGYGMMVVSTYIGIYYNVIICIAFYYFFSSMTHVLPWAYCNNPWNTPDCAGVLDTSNLTNGSRPAALPSNLSHPLNHTLQRTSPSEEYWRLYVLKLSDDIGNFGEVRLPLLGCLGVSWVVVFLCLIRGVKSSGKVVYFTATFPYVVLTILFVRGVTLEGAFTGIMYYLTPQWDKILEAKVWGDAASQIFYSLGCAWGGLITMASYNKFHNNCYRDSIIISITNCATSVYAGFVIFSILGFMANHLGVDVSRVADHGPGLAFVAYPEALTLLPISPLWSLLFFFMLILLGLGTQFCLLETLVTAIVDEVGNEWILQKKTYVTLGVAVAGFLLGIPLTSQAGIYWLLLMDNYAASFSLVIISCIMCVSIMYIYGHRNYFQDIQMMLGFPPPLFFQICWRFVSPAIIFFILIFTVIQYQPITYNHYQYPGWAVAIGFLMALSSVICIPLYALFQLCRTDGDTLLQACLHLTQLLQGLCPSFQPWIWGPPSRGCDPAACPKHLFQEGRGGGCSAGVSSEPSGRRPCTTALCPPSTRLKAQSSQTCCPHSCAKWPQPTCSILLWSQSSSQGLQCPFVRPLCPLCSDNPSQAVSNPL; translated from the exons ATGGTAGGAAAAGGTGCCAAAGGGATGTTG GCCAGAGTGACTGCTGTCCTTGAAGATGTCTCTTTCAAGCTGAGGGTCAGCGTTACACTGCTGCTTCTCAGAGGCCATGTTGCTTCTTCCCTGATCCAG AATGGTGCTGTGCCCAGCGAGGCCACCAAGAGGGACCCGAACCTCACACGGGGAAACTGGGGCAACCAGATCGAGTTTGTACTGACGAGCGTGGGCTATGCCGTGGGCCTGGGCAATGTCTGGCGCTTCCCATACCTCTGCTATCGCAACGGGGGAG GCGCCTTCATGTTCCCCTACTTCATCATGCTGATATTCTGCGGGATTCCTCTCTTCTTCATGGAGCTCTCCTTTGGCCAGTTTGCAAGCCAGGGCTGCCTGGGGGTATGGAGGATCAGCCCTATGTTCAAAG GCGTGGGCTATGGCATGATGGTGGTATCCACGTATATTGGCATCTACTACAATGTGATCATCTGCATCGCCTTCTACTACTTCTTCTCCTCCATGACACACGTGCTGCCCTGGGCCTACTGCAATAACCCTTGGAACACGCCCGACTGTGCTGGTGTACTGGACACCTCCAACCTCACCAATGGCTCCCGGCCTGCTGCCCTGCCCAGCAACCTATCCCACCCACTCAACCACACCCTGCAGAGGACCAGCCCCAGTGAGGAGTACTGGAG GCTCTATGTACTGAAGCTGTCAGACGACATCGGGAACTTTGGGGAGGTGCGGCTGCCCCTCCTCGGCTGCCTTGGTGTCTCCTGGGTGGTCGTCTTTCTCTGCCTCATCCGAGGGGTCAAGTCTTCAGGGAAA GTGGTGTACTTCACGGCCACTTTCCCCTATGTGGTGCTGACCATCCTGTTTGTGCGTGGAGTGACCCTGGAAGGAGCCTTCACGGGTATCATGTACTACCTGACCCCACAGTGGGACAAGATCCTGGAGGCCAAG GTATGGGGGGATGCTGCCTCCCAGATCTTCTACTCACTGGGCTGTGCGTGGGGCGGGCTCATCACCATGGCTTCCTACAACAAATTCCACAACAACTGTTACCG GGACAGTATCATCATCAGCATCACCAACTGTGCCACCAGCGTCTATGCTGGCTTCGTCATTTTCTCCATTCTTGGCTTCATGGCCAATCATCTGGGTGTGGATGTGTCCCGTGTGGCAGATCATGGCCCTGGCCTGGCCTTTGTGGCTTACCCTGAGGCCCTCACACTGCTGCCCATTTCCCCACTGTGGTCCCTGCTCTTCTTCTTCATGCTCATCTTGCTGGGGCTGGGCACTCAG TTCTGCCTCCTAGAGACACTGGTCACAGCCATTGTGGACGAGGTGGGGAATGAGTGGATCCTACAGAAAAAGACCTATGTGACCTTGGGTGTGGCTGTGGCTGGCTTCCTACTGGGCATCCCCCTCACCAGCCAG GCGGGAATCTACTGGCTGCTGCTGATGGACAACTATGCGGCCAGCTTTTCCTTGGTCATCATCTCCTGCATCATGTGTGTGTCCATCATGTACATCTATG GGCACCGGAACTACTTCCAGGACATCCAGATGATGCTGGGGTTCCCACCACCCCTCTTCTTCCAGATCTGCTGGCGCTTTGTCTCTCCAGCTATCATCTTT TTTATTCTCATCTTCACGGTGATCCAGTACCAGCCAATCACCTATAACCACTACCAGTACCCAGGCTGGGCTGTGGCCATTGGCTTCCTCATGGCCCTGTCCTCTGTCATCTGCATCCCACTGTACGCCCTGTTCCAGCTCTGCCGTACAGATGGGGACACCCTTCTCCAG GCCTGCTTGCACCTCACTCAGCTGCTCCAGGGTCTGTGCCCCTCATTCCAGCCCTGGATATGGGGCCCACCCAGCAGAGGCTGTGACCCAGCAGCCTGCCCAAAGCACTTGTTTCAGGAGGGCAGGGGTGGAGGCTGCTCAGCAGGTGTGAGCTCAGAGCCCTCGGGAAGGAGACCCTGCACGACAGCCCTTTGCCCTCCCTCCACCAGGCTAAAAGCCCAGTCTTCCCAGACGTGTTGCCCTCATTCATGTGCCAAATGGCCCCAGCCCACATGTTCCATCCTCCTCTGGAGCCAAAGCTCCTCTCAAGGCCTGCAGTGTCCATTTGTCCGTCCTCTGTGCCCTCTGTGCAGTGACAACCCCAGTCAAGCCGTGTCTAATCCTTTGTAG
- the Slc6a9 gene encoding sodium- and chloride-dependent glycine transporter 1 isoform X4 yields MVGKGAKGMLARVTAVLEDVSFKLRVSVTLLLLRGHVASSLIQNGAVPSEATKRDPNLTRGNWGNQIEFVLTSVGYAVGLGNVWRFPYLCYRNGGGAFMFPYFIMLIFCGIPLFFMELSFGQFASQGCLGVWRISPMFKGVGYGMMVVSTYIGIYYNVIICIAFYYFFSSMTHVLPWAYCNNPWNTPDCAGVLDTSNLTNGSRPAALPSNLSHPLNHTLQRTSPSEEYWRLYVLKLSDDIGNFGEVRLPLLGCLGVSWVVVFLCLIRGVKSSGKVVYFTATFPYVVLTILFVRGVTLEGAFTGIMYYLTPQWDKILEAKVWGDAASQIFYSLGCAWGGLITMASYNKFHNNCYRDSIIISITNCATSVYAGFVIFSILGFMANHLGVDVSRVADHGPGLAFVAYPEALTLLPISPLWSLLFFFMLILLGLGTQFCLLETLVTAIVDEVGNEWILQKKTYVTLGVAVAGFLLGIPLTSQAGIYWLLLMDNYAASFSLVIISCIMCVSIMYIYGHRNYFQDIQMMLGFPPPLFFQICWRFVSPAIIFFILIFTVIQYQPITYNHYQYPGWAVAIGFLMALSSVICIPLYALFQLCRTDGDTLLQRLKNATKPSRDWGPALLEHRTGRYAPTIAPSPEDGFEVQPLHPDKAQIPTVGSNSSSRLQDSRI; encoded by the exons ATGGTAGGAAAAGGTGCCAAAGGGATGTTG GCCAGAGTGACTGCTGTCCTTGAAGATGTCTCTTTCAAGCTGAGGGTCAGCGTTACACTGCTGCTTCTCAGAGGCCATGTTGCTTCTTCCCTGATCCAG AATGGTGCTGTGCCCAGCGAGGCCACCAAGAGGGACCCGAACCTCACACGGGGAAACTGGGGCAACCAGATCGAGTTTGTACTGACGAGCGTGGGCTATGCCGTGGGCCTGGGCAATGTCTGGCGCTTCCCATACCTCTGCTATCGCAACGGGGGAG GCGCCTTCATGTTCCCCTACTTCATCATGCTGATATTCTGCGGGATTCCTCTCTTCTTCATGGAGCTCTCCTTTGGCCAGTTTGCAAGCCAGGGCTGCCTGGGGGTATGGAGGATCAGCCCTATGTTCAAAG GCGTGGGCTATGGCATGATGGTGGTATCCACGTATATTGGCATCTACTACAATGTGATCATCTGCATCGCCTTCTACTACTTCTTCTCCTCCATGACACACGTGCTGCCCTGGGCCTACTGCAATAACCCTTGGAACACGCCCGACTGTGCTGGTGTACTGGACACCTCCAACCTCACCAATGGCTCCCGGCCTGCTGCCCTGCCCAGCAACCTATCCCACCCACTCAACCACACCCTGCAGAGGACCAGCCCCAGTGAGGAGTACTGGAG GCTCTATGTACTGAAGCTGTCAGACGACATCGGGAACTTTGGGGAGGTGCGGCTGCCCCTCCTCGGCTGCCTTGGTGTCTCCTGGGTGGTCGTCTTTCTCTGCCTCATCCGAGGGGTCAAGTCTTCAGGGAAA GTGGTGTACTTCACGGCCACTTTCCCCTATGTGGTGCTGACCATCCTGTTTGTGCGTGGAGTGACCCTGGAAGGAGCCTTCACGGGTATCATGTACTACCTGACCCCACAGTGGGACAAGATCCTGGAGGCCAAG GTATGGGGGGATGCTGCCTCCCAGATCTTCTACTCACTGGGCTGTGCGTGGGGCGGGCTCATCACCATGGCTTCCTACAACAAATTCCACAACAACTGTTACCG GGACAGTATCATCATCAGCATCACCAACTGTGCCACCAGCGTCTATGCTGGCTTCGTCATTTTCTCCATTCTTGGCTTCATGGCCAATCATCTGGGTGTGGATGTGTCCCGTGTGGCAGATCATGGCCCTGGCCTGGCCTTTGTGGCTTACCCTGAGGCCCTCACACTGCTGCCCATTTCCCCACTGTGGTCCCTGCTCTTCTTCTTCATGCTCATCTTGCTGGGGCTGGGCACTCAG TTCTGCCTCCTAGAGACACTGGTCACAGCCATTGTGGACGAGGTGGGGAATGAGTGGATCCTACAGAAAAAGACCTATGTGACCTTGGGTGTGGCTGTGGCTGGCTTCCTACTGGGCATCCCCCTCACCAGCCAG GCGGGAATCTACTGGCTGCTGCTGATGGACAACTATGCGGCCAGCTTTTCCTTGGTCATCATCTCCTGCATCATGTGTGTGTCCATCATGTACATCTATG GGCACCGGAACTACTTCCAGGACATCCAGATGATGCTGGGGTTCCCACCACCCCTCTTCTTCCAGATCTGCTGGCGCTTTGTCTCTCCAGCTATCATCTTT TTTATTCTCATCTTCACGGTGATCCAGTACCAGCCAATCACCTATAACCACTACCAGTACCCAGGCTGGGCTGTGGCCATTGGCTTCCTCATGGCCCTGTCCTCTGTCATCTGCATCCCACTGTACGCCCTGTTCCAGCTCTGCCGTACAGATGGGGACACCCTTCTCCAG CGTTTGAAAAATGCCACAAAGCCAAGCAGAGACTGGGGCCCTGCCCTTCTGGAGCACCGGACTGGGCGCTATGCCCCCACCATAGCCCCCTCTCCTGAAGATGGGTTTGAGGTCCAGCCGCTGCACCCAGACAAGGCCCAGATCCCCACTGTGGGCAGTAACAGCTCTAGCCGCCTCCAGGACTCCCGAATATGA